The DNA window AGGCGTGCGTGAGTCCAAGTTTCATTTAGAATCAATTGATTGCTTAAAGAAGACCGTTCATCTTGAGCGCCAGGGGCGCGAGTAAGGAGTTTTTATGGCGATTTTAGTCACCGGTGGTGCCGGTTATATCGGTTCTCACACTGTTCTGGCTTTGTTGGAACATGGCGAAGATGTCGTAGTGTTAGATAATTTATCGAACTCTTCCGATGAGTCTCTGCGTCGCGTTGAGAAACTCGCGGGCAGAAGTGCTCAGTTTTACCAAGGTGATATCTTGGATGCTGAGTGCCTGCATCGTATCTTCGAGGCTCACGACATCTCGGCCGTAATCCATTTTGCTGGACTAAAGGCTGTCGGAGAGTCGACACGCAAGCCGCTAGAGTATTATCAGAACAATGTCACTGGCACGTTGGTATTGTTGGAGGAAATGCGTCGTGCGGGTGTGCATAAGTTTATCTTCAGTTCTTCTGCCACGGTGTACGGTACTCCAGAGCAAGTTCCTTTGACTGAGACGTCACGCGTTGGCGGTACGACGAATCCTTACGGTACGTCGAAGTTGATGGTTGAACAAATTCTGCAAGATTTCGCTAAAGCAGAACCGCAATTCTCCATTACCGCCTTGCGTTACTTCAACCCGGTCGGTGCGCACGAATCTGGCATGATCGGTGAAGATCCAAATGGTATTCCTAACAATCTGATGCCTTATATTGCTCAGGTGGCAATCGGAAAACTGGAGAAACTGTCAATTTTTGGTGACGACTATCCGACCCAGGATGGCACGGGTGTCAGAGATTATATTCATGTCATGGATTTGGCTGAAGGTCACCTCAAGGCGATTGAACACATCGATGAGCACCAGGGCTTTACGGTCTATAATCTGGGGACTGGGGTAGGGTATTCGGTGTTGGAGATGCTCCATGCTTTTGAAAAGGCTTCAGGTCGCAACGTAGCTTACCAAATTGTACCACGTCGAGACGGCGACATTGCCGAATGCTGGTCTGCTCCAGGGTTGGCGTTCAAAGAATTGGGATGGAAGGCTACCCGTGATTTGGATGCCATGATGCGTGATGCGTGGAATTGGCAGAAGAACAACCCTCAGGGTTATCGTCACGGTTGATAGCGAAGCTCGTTAATGACAAAATATGGCATAATGTAAATTAATTGTAACCAACGAGGGCTTGGTTGGCCATTTATATGTTGGTTGCAATTTAAATGTGTTTAATAACAATACATTGCCATGATTTCCCCTTCAATGAACCACATAAATTTTGACTATTTTTTGTGGATGAGTGTCGGATATTTTGATTAATTGTGCTAATCTCCGATACCTTCGTCTACGGTGCGTTCATTGAACTATCCATAATTTATTCTCGTTTAGTTTCTGTTCGAAAACTGGGCGGGTGGGTAGTGATAGACTGCCGGAGAGGCATGTTCAGATGGCCACCCTTTGGGCCTCTGAGGTGAGCGTATTAGTTAGCAGGTTACCCAATGAAAGTGATTGAGACACCAGTCGCAGGTGTGAAGTTGATTGAGCCGAAAGTGTTCGGTGATCATCGTGGTTTTTTCGTCGAAACGTTTCAAAAAAACCGCTATCAAGCAATGTTAGATATCGATGTGGATTTTGTTCAGGACAACCATTCGCGTTCTTCTAAAGGAGTATTGCGTGGTTTGCATTTCCAGCGAATCAAACCCCAAGGCAAGTTAGTCCGAGTTGTGCGTGGAGAGGTCTATGATGTTGTAGTGGATATCAGGGTCGATTCGCCGACGTTCAAAAAGTGGGTTGGTGTTCACTTGTCGGAAGATAACCACCACCAACTTTGGGTTCCACCAGGTCTCGCACATGGTTTCTTGGTTATTTCAGACATTGCTGATTTCGAATACAAGTGTACAGAGTACTATGATCCTGCTAGCGAAGCATGCTTGCTTTGGAATGATCCCGAAATTGGCATTGATTGGCCAGTCGATGAGCCATTGCTATCGCCAAAGGATCTACAAGGTAAATTACTTAGAGAGCTTTTTTAATGCGTGTACTTTTGACAGGTTCTATGGGGCAACTGGGGCGCTGTTTCAGCGATAGGTTTCCTACCGATTGGAGCCTGCTAGCACTGGACAGCAAGCAACTTGACATCAGTGATTATGATGCGATTGAGCAAGCGGTGGCAGAGTTTGAGCCCGATGTTATCGTGAACGCCGCCGCTTATACTGCCGTTGATAAGGCTGAATCTGAACCCGATGCCGCTAAGGCAATCAATGCCTACGGACCCGGCTACCTGGCATCTGCAGCTGCTGCACGAAATATTCCTTTTGTACACGTATCAACCGACTATGTTTTTGATGGCCGTTCGGAGGAACCTTACTGCGAAGATGCTCCCTGCTCGCCACAAAACATTTATGGTAAAACCAAGCTTGAAGGTGAGATTGCCGCGCTGAAGGCTAACCCAAAAACTATTGTAATAAGAACGGCTTGGGTATTTAGCGAGTATGGCAATAATTTTGTTAAAACGATGTTGCGCGTTGGGTCGCAAAGGGATGAACTTGGCGTGGTAAGCGATCAGCGAGGCTGCCCGACTTATGCCGGTGATATCGCTGATGTCATTATCGCCCTGTTGCAAGAACCAGGTGAATACGGTGTCTATCACTTTTGTGGGGATTCGGTGGTTTCTTGGTATGAGTTTGCTCAGATAATCTTCCAACAGGCTACTGAGAGTGGGCTATACCCACACCAGGTCACCGTGAATCCGATTACTACGCAAGAGTATCCTACACCTGCGTCCCGGCCTGTATACTCTGTTCTTAACACCGATAAGATCTGCGCATTGAATCTTAAACCTAGCGTCTGGCGCCAGCAGTTACATGCTGTGATTCGCAAACTGTTGCAGTAGTGGATCTTGGTTTGCATGGAATAAAAGGGGATAATTTTATCCCCTTTGGTGTTTTTGTTTATTGGTGGCGGTTTTCGTTCCAATTGACGAGTGATAATACATCAGCCATCAGTGTATTGTAACTGCTTGTTTTTAAATGATTATTGGTTAGGAACTTCATACGGCATGTTTTCAAAACAAAAACAATACCAAATTGTTGCTTCAATCGTATTGTATAACCATAGCTATGCCCAACTAGAAGACACGTTACTTTCTTTACTTAGCGAAAAATGTGTTCAAAAAATAGTTTTGGTTGATAACGGTGGTTCTGAATGGGCTGCAAAACTAGATAATCATCGTATTAGTTATATTCGTTCGGAAGCCAACAACGGTTTTGGCTACGGTCATAATCTAGCAATGAAGCGTTATCTGAATGAATGTGAATATTTTTTGATTTGTAATCCAGATATCAGTTTTACCGCGGGGGCGCTCGAGAGCCTTTACAGTTTTGCGCGGAACCAAAAACACCGTTTTGTTTCCCCTCGAATTCAATATAGCGATGGGCGATTCCAATACAGTTGCCGCTTACTACCTACACCTGCAAATTTGTTTCTTCGGCGTTTTTTCCCTAAATGGGGAGCTAAACTGGATGTCACTTATGAAATCCAGCGTGCTGATTACACTAAATCCTTCGCAGTTCCTTCAGTTTCTGGTTGTTTTATGCTGGTTGAATCCACTTTGTTAGCGAACTTGGGGGGATTTGATGAACGGTATTTTATGTATTTAGAAGATGTGGATTTGTGTCGCCGGGCTTTGTCAATGAGCGATATTGTCTACTTCCCTGGCGCTACTATCGTCCATGTTTTTGGTAAAGGTTCTTATAAAAACCTAAATTTATTCATTTATCACATGAAATCAGTTGTCTTATATTTCAATAAATGGGGATGGTGGCACGATCCACAGAGATCCAAGGTGAATGCTGGCTGTTTGAAGACGATTCCCATGACTTCTCCTGAAATCAAGCGGTAACATGGTTGAAGATGAGGTCTACGTTTTATGAGTTCAATTACATCTAAGGTATTGATTATGTTTGTTATGACTGGATGCAATTTCGAAGCGCAAAGTGTTGGTATGGCAGCGGGGTGGGGCAATGAGTAACCCTCATAAATCGCAACCCCTGTCACCCCTAGCTCTGATCCGTAACATTTGGGGATTCAAATCGCTGATCTTGCAAATGACAAAACGTGAGGTTGTTGGGCGATACAAGGGTTCCACGATGGGACTGGCATGGTCGTTTCTCAATCCTTTGTTTATGTTGACGGTCTATACATTTGTTTTTTCGGTTGTTTTTAAAGCCCGTTGGTCCGTCGGCGGAGATGAAAGCCGTACGCAGTTTGCTGTGATCCTCTTTGTTGGTATGATTGTGCATGGCTTTTTTGCCGAGGTGGTTAATCGGGCACCGCAAATTATCCTAGGGAATACCAACTATGTGAAGAAAGTGGTTTTCCCTTTGGAAACGTTGCCAGTGATTGGGTTATGCGCTGCGTTGTTCCATACCCTGATTAGCTTGGTCGTACTGTTATGTGCATTCTTTTTGTTCAACGGTTTTCTGCACTGGACTATCGTTTTTATACCGTTAGTTTTCTTGCCGCTGGTCATTTTTTGCCTTGGATTGGCTTGGATATTGGCATCCCTGGGTGTTTTTATACGCGATGTTGGGCAGACGACTGTAATTATCACGACGGTGATGATGTTTCTGTCACCAGTCTTTTTCCCTATCACGTCGTTACCGGAAAAATATCGTATTTGGATAATGCTTAATCCCTTAACATTTATTATTGAGCAATCACGGAATGTCTTAATTTGGGGGCGTTTGCCAGAATGGCAAGGTTTGGCTGTTTACACCCTGGCGGCATCATTGGTTGCATGGTTCGGTTTTGTATTCTTCCAGAAAACCAGAAAGGGGTTTGCTGATGTCCTCTAATGAAATCGCGATCCAAGTGACTGCATTGAGCAAATGTTATCAGATTTATGATCGTCCACGAGATCGTTTAAAACAGTTTTTTGCTCCGAGGTTACAACGTGTAGTACGACGTGAATCTCGCCGCTATTTTCGCGAGTTTTGGGCACTTCGCGATGTCTCATTCTCAATCAAGAAAGGTGAGACCGTAGGTATTATCGGACGAAATGGTGCAGGTAAGTCAACGTTATTACAGATGATATGCGGTACGCTGACTCCAACTCAGGGAGAAATACAAGTCAATGGCCGTATCGCGGCCCTACTTGAGTTAGGCGCAGGGTTCAATCCTGAGTTTACCGGGCGTGATAATGTCTATCTTAATGGTTCTGTTCTAGGTTTTTCCCGTGAACAGATCGATGAGCGTTTCCAGGAGATTACGGACTTCGCAGATATTGGCGAATTTATCGATCAACCCGTTAAAACATACTCAAGCGGGATGTATATTCGCCTGGCTTTTGCTGTCCAAGCCTGTGTCGAACCTGAAATCCTTATCGTAGACGAGGCGTTAGCCGTAGGCGATATCGGTTTTCAATATAAATGCTATAAACGCATGGAGGCTCTTCGTGCTAAGGGGGTCACTATTATCATGGTGACTCACTCTACCGGTAGTATTCTGGAATACGCTGACCGTTGTTTGGTTATGAACAATGGGGAGTTAGTGGGCGACACCTATGACGTACTGGCTGCTGTTCTGGCTTATGAGAAAGGAATGCTGTTGTCGCAAGCAGTGAAACGAGAGAATACGGGCAAGATCTCCTCGTCTGTTGTGATGAATCAATCTGACTTGCAGGGTTTGCAACAGGGGCAGCTGAATACTGAAGTGGGAGAAAAGCGCTTTGGCAGTGCTCGAGCGATTATTCAAAATCTCGAAGTGATAAAATCGGATGGTACTTCGCTCTCCGATAAGCCTTTGGTACGTTCTGGTGATGAACTGACCTTGGATTTTACCATCCTTGCTTCAGAAGAGATTCGAGATGTTGCTTTGGGAATCTCCATCTCTAAAGCGCAGGGTGGAGATATTTGGGGGGACAGCAACATTGGAGCCGGTAAACCTTTAATCCTCAAGGCTGGTGAGCAGCATGTGATTTATAAGGTTAAATTACCAATTAACTCAGGAGATTACTTGGTCCATTGCGGCTTGGCATCCCTGCAAGGCGGCGAGCGAGAAGAGTTGGATCAACGTAGACCAATGATGAGATTGAAGTTTTGGTCCTCTCGTGAACTCGGGGGGGTTGTTTATGCCCCTATCAGTGTTTTAAGCGAGGAGTAATTAGAGCAATGATTGCTGTATTCTTACCGCCATATCCGTTTAGGGGAGTGAAAGCTCCCTATTTATGGATATTTTATCGCTTGCTTAACTCATTGCAGCAGCGTTCACTTTTTATCGCCGGTAATGATTACTTGTTGTCTCCGGAAGAGTGGCGCAAGTCAGAACGTTGGGAATTTGATGTACCTACAATGAATAATTTGGGTTACAGCATCCCGTCTGGTGAGCTATTGGCTAGCCATGATTATTACCATTTGAGCGATAGTGTATTTGAGAGTTTATTAGACTCTTCAAACCACAATCCGATGTTGGCGTTCAAGAAAATGCTGACCCAGCGAATCCCCGAGCTGGAAGCAGAGCTGCTAAACTATCTCCAAGGCTATGAGTCTGGAAAGATAGAGGGAATACTGTCAATCTGCAATTGCCCTTCTCTGGAAGCCGTTGCCGAGTCTTTATCTATTCCTGTTATGCACTTTGAAGTGGGGCCGTTGAGAATGCCCTCTTATTATAGTACAGGGTATTTGGATTTCTCAGGTGTTAACGGTCACACAGAGGCGGAGAAGCGCTATTTGGCGGTTCAGGAACAGTGCCAGGTCGATCTTTCCATAGAGAAGTTGCATCGTTACTTCCTGCGTGTGCCAAATACTCACGAGCAGCAATGTGATGCCGATCTGGGGATCGTATTACAGGTTGAAGACGATTCAAATCTTGTTGCTTATGGTGAAGAGTTTACTAATCTGACGTTGCTTTCATATGCACGTACACGTTTTCCAAAGAAAAAATTATTAATTCGCACTCATCCTGGTAGTCAGTTCCAGCTCAAGGAAGGGGACTATGAGATCGACAGTTCACCGACCAGTTTGTCTTTCGTCCAGCGTTGTCGCGAGATTTTAACGATTAATTCTAGTGTGGGATTAGAAGGGATTTTCGCTGGTATACCAACGACAGTCGTTGGTGACAGCTCATATAAATATGTAACCTTGGCCGACGATGAAAAAGAAAGAACTAATCGTTTGGCATTTTATCTATTCTCATACTTAGTTCCATTCGAATTGATTTTCGATATTGATTATCTGCGATTCCGTTTATCTCGGCCAAGTGAACAGGCCATAGTCAGTCGCCATATTGAATATTATTCTACTGAGAAGGAAGGATTGTTAAAAATGCAGAGGTTGACTCTGGGTGAGTTGCTATCAAAACAGGTTAAGCAAGAAAATGAGAAGCAGGATGATATGCAACAAAAAATTCGTGTTGCGGAGCATCATCTGATGATCGATAACGAAGAAAAGCAGGCGATGATCTCTTCTATGCAAGAGCAATTGCTGTTGCTTCAGGAAACGCTTATAAAACAGCGAGAGCAACAGCTGGCCACTCAGCAATTATTGGAGAATGCGCAAAAAGAAGTTCTTCTTTTAAATGATAATTATGTTGAAGACGAGCCTCTTAAATTAAAAGTTGAAACACTGAGTCAACAGCTTAGTGAAAGTCAGTCCGACATGAATAATATGCGAAAAAGTCTGTCGTGGCGACTAACGGTACCTGTTCGCATGCTTGGTCGAGCCATTCGTGGTGAATTTGGGGTAATCAGGGATATATCCAGACACTACATGCGACAGCGTAAAGGGGCGAAACCGACCTCTTTGGTTGGGAAAAGTTGGCAAGCGTTTCGTGCAAGCCCGCACCCTTATAAAACTTTGCTTCGCAAAACTAAAGTGGCAGGTAAACTATTGTTAACCGGCCGTTTCGGTGAGTTGCGTAGCAGTCTTCTGCGTGTGGCGAAGAATACCGCTAATACGCCGATGCCGTTAGTTAATATAGATACCGACCATATTGTTATTCTCACTACCAGACATACATTGTTTGTGGCCCATTTGCTTGAGAAAACGCTTGTAGAGGTGGGGCGCGGTGTTACCATAATTGAAGCATACTCGGCGCTGGCGGACAGTGGGCAACTGCATATTGTTATTTGTCCTCAAATTTTTGCTGAGCTGCCGAAAAATTTTGTTGCGTTCCAAATGGAACAGTCTATTAACCCACGTTGGTTTACGCCAGAGTATTTTGCGATTCTCGAACGTGCAATGGCAATATTTGACTATTCCCTGACTAACATTAATTACTTATTAGAACATGGTATCCCTTATCAGAAATTGTTCTACCTCCCAATTGCTTCTTTTGCAGACTACAGCTCGAAATTGACCCAGAAAGGTCATAAGTTGAACGGCAATGAGGAGCAAGTTGACGTTCTCTTCTATGGTGATACGAATTGTGAGCGTCGCCGTCATTATCTTGAAGAATTGGGACAACGTTTTAATGTTCATATTGCCTCTGGTGTATTCGGTGATGAGCTGACCAGGCTGGTGAAAAATGCCAAACTGGTTATTAACCTGCATTACTATGAAAATGCTTTGCTTGAGACCACACGTATTTACGAAGTGCTATCGTTAGGAACGCCGATTGTTAGTGAAGAGAGTGTGGATATTGCAGAGCACACATCCCTCTTTGATGTTATTGATTTTGCTCCTATTGGCGATATTGACGCAATGGCGAAAAAAATTGATCGTCTCTTGAACGATCAAGAATATCATGCTAGCCGTAAGAAAAATATTGCGTTGTTCACTCATAGTGACAACAACTTTGAAGGTTATTTCAAACGCTATCTTTTGGCGAATGATTTGATTGATTTCGAAACTTATAAAAATGGCGTTGATTTTATCCCAGCGATAGAGGCGGATATTCCAAAACTCTGCCTCTCACTAACGGAAACACCGGTACGGAAGCAAGATTTCCTCAGTAAGCCTACCCATGGTTTCAAGGTTATTGAGGGAGTTCGACACCGTATTGGCTGGATCGGATGTGGCATGAGTTATAAATACATGTTGTCCGTACTTGCCGATCGTAATACCGAAATGGCTATGATCTGCGAGGACGATGCGTTATTCCCTGACGATTTTGACATTAAACTTGAGAAGATTGTCACTTATTTGGAGCGCAGCAATTGGGATTGGCACATTTTCTCGGGCATTATTGCGCATTTGAATGAAGATACGGAGATTCTGGCTGTCGAGGAGGTCGATGGTATTGAGTATATTTATATTAATCGCATGACAAGCACAGTGATGAATATTTACTCGCGTCGTGGGATTGAGGCAGTTAGCCACTGGGATGAACGTAACGTCGATGCTCAAACCAATACCATAGATCGTTATCTGGAGTCGGTGCCGAATCTGGTTGTGGTGACCACTCTACCTTTCCAGGTTGGGCATGCTGAGGATCAAACCTCCACGTTGTGGGGGTTCGTAAATACTCAATATCTGGATATGATCAGCGAAAGTGAGCGTTTATTGAAGGAAAAAGTAGACGCGTTCAAGGCGACCCAAGCACAGTGATTAAAGCCACTGGATTTCGTACTGATTGACTGAGCCTCAGACCACGGCACCTTAGGGTGCCGTGGTTTTTTATGGGGAAGATATGAATATATAGCGACATCATGTGACCTATCGCACCAATCACTACCCACCCGGCTCAATCCTGAGTTAACATGTGTGCCACATCACAAAACCTGCTGGCCGACGTTGCCGGCAGGGTCATCCTCAGACAGGAGTTCCTAAATGTCCAAGCAACAAATCGGCGTTGTCGGCATGGCGGTAATGGGCCGCAACCTCGCGCTGAACATCGAGAGCCGTGGTTACACCGTTTCCATTTTCAACCGTTCTGGCGACAAAACTGACGAAGTGATCGCTGAGAACCCGGGCAAGAATCTGGCGCCGTATTACACCGTTGAAGAGTTTGTCGAATCGCTGGAAAAACCGCGCCGCATCCTGCTGATGGTGAAAGCGGGTGAAGCAACGGATAAAACCATTGCCTCGCTGACTCCGCACCTGGACAAGGGCGATATTCTGATCGACGGCGGCAACACCTACTATCAGGACACCATCCGTCGTAACCGCGAACTGTCCGACCAGGGCTTCAACTTCATCGGTACCGGCGTTTCCGGCGGTGAAGAGGGCGCGCTGAAAGGGCCTTCCATCATGCCTGGCGGCCAGAAAGAAGCTTACGAGCTGGTGGCGCCAATCCTGGAGAAAATCGCTGCGGTTGCGGAAGGCGAGCCTTGCGTGACCTACATCGGCGCAGACGGTGCCGGCCACTATGTGAAGATGGTGCACAACGGCATCGAATACGGCGACATGCAGCTGATTGCCGAAGCCTATTCTCTGCTGAAGCAGGCACTGAACCTGAGCAACGAGCAGCTGGCCGAAACCTTCGCCGAGTGGAACAAGGGCGAACTGAACAGCTACCTGATCGACATCACCAAAGACATCTTCACCAAGAAAGACGAAGAGGGTAAATACCTGGTCGATGTGATCCTGGACGAAGCCGCCAACAAAGGCACTGGCAAGTGGACCAGCCAGAGCTCGTTGGATCTGGGCGAACCACTGTCGCTGATCACCGAGTCGGTGTTCGCACGCTACTTGTCCTCGCTGAAAGATCAGCGCGTTGCCGCCTCTAAAGTGCTGACCGGCCCGAAAGTGGCGCCGTTCACCGGCGACAAAGCTGAATTCATCGAGAAAGTGCGTCGCGCGCTGTATCTGGGCAAGATCGTGTCCTACGCGCAGGGCTTCTCTCAGCTGAAAGCCGCGTCTAAAGAAAACAACTGGGATCTGCACTACGGCGAAATCGCCAAGATCTTCCGCGCCGGCTGCATCATCCGTGCTCAGTTCCTGCAGAAGATCACCGACGCTTACGCGGCGGATGCCGATATCGCCAACCTGCTGCTGGCGCCATACTTCAAGCAAATCGCCGACGAGTACCAGCAGGCGCTGCGTGACGTGGTGGCTTACGCCGTGCAGAACGGTATTCCTACGCCGACCTTCTCCGCTGCGATCGCCTACTACGACAGCTACCGCTCCGCGGTGCTGCCGGCGAACCTGATCCAGGCGCAGCGCGACTACTTCGGTGCGCACACCTATAAACGTATCGACAAGGAAGGCGTGTTCCATACCGAATGGATGGAATAAGCCCGTTCGTTGAACGA is part of the Serratia marcescens genome and encodes:
- the rfbC gene encoding dTDP-4-dehydrorhamnose 3,5-epimerase; translated protein: MKVIETPVAGVKLIEPKVFGDHRGFFVETFQKNRYQAMLDIDVDFVQDNHSRSSKGVLRGLHFQRIKPQGKLVRVVRGEVYDVVVDIRVDSPTFKKWVGVHLSEDNHHQLWVPPGLAHGFLVISDIADFEYKCTEYYDPASEACLLWNDPEIGIDWPVDEPLLSPKDLQGKLLRELF
- the gndA gene encoding NADP-dependent phosphogluconate dehydrogenase, with amino-acid sequence MSKQQIGVVGMAVMGRNLALNIESRGYTVSIFNRSGDKTDEVIAENPGKNLAPYYTVEEFVESLEKPRRILLMVKAGEATDKTIASLTPHLDKGDILIDGGNTYYQDTIRRNRELSDQGFNFIGTGVSGGEEGALKGPSIMPGGQKEAYELVAPILEKIAAVAEGEPCVTYIGADGAGHYVKMVHNGIEYGDMQLIAEAYSLLKQALNLSNEQLAETFAEWNKGELNSYLIDITKDIFTKKDEEGKYLVDVILDEAANKGTGKWTSQSSLDLGEPLSLITESVFARYLSSLKDQRVAASKVLTGPKVAPFTGDKAEFIEKVRRALYLGKIVSYAQGFSQLKAASKENNWDLHYGEIAKIFRAGCIIRAQFLQKITDAYAADADIANLLLAPYFKQIADEYQQALRDVVAYAVQNGIPTPTFSAAIAYYDSYRSAVLPANLIQAQRDYFGAHTYKRIDKEGVFHTEWME
- a CDS encoding GT99 family glycosyltransferase N-terminal domain-containing protein, which gives rise to MIAVFLPPYPFRGVKAPYLWIFYRLLNSLQQRSLFIAGNDYLLSPEEWRKSERWEFDVPTMNNLGYSIPSGELLASHDYYHLSDSVFESLLDSSNHNPMLAFKKMLTQRIPELEAELLNYLQGYESGKIEGILSICNCPSLEAVAESLSIPVMHFEVGPLRMPSYYSTGYLDFSGVNGHTEAEKRYLAVQEQCQVDLSIEKLHRYFLRVPNTHEQQCDADLGIVLQVEDDSNLVAYGEEFTNLTLLSYARTRFPKKKLLIRTHPGSQFQLKEGDYEIDSSPTSLSFVQRCREILTINSSVGLEGIFAGIPTTVVGDSSYKYVTLADDEKERTNRLAFYLFSYLVPFELIFDIDYLRFRLSRPSEQAIVSRHIEYYSTEKEGLLKMQRLTLGELLSKQVKQENEKQDDMQQKIRVAEHHLMIDNEEKQAMISSMQEQLLLLQETLIKQREQQLATQQLLENAQKEVLLLNDNYVEDEPLKLKVETLSQQLSESQSDMNNMRKSLSWRLTVPVRMLGRAIRGEFGVIRDISRHYMRQRKGAKPTSLVGKSWQAFRASPHPYKTLLRKTKVAGKLLLTGRFGELRSSLLRVAKNTANTPMPLVNIDTDHIVILTTRHTLFVAHLLEKTLVEVGRGVTIIEAYSALADSGQLHIVICPQIFAELPKNFVAFQMEQSINPRWFTPEYFAILERAMAIFDYSLTNINYLLEHGIPYQKLFYLPIASFADYSSKLTQKGHKLNGNEEQVDVLFYGDTNCERRRHYLEELGQRFNVHIASGVFGDELTRLVKNAKLVINLHYYENALLETTRIYEVLSLGTPIVSEESVDIAEHTSLFDVIDFAPIGDIDAMAKKIDRLLNDQEYHASRKKNIALFTHSDNNFEGYFKRYLLANDLIDFETYKNGVDFIPAIEADIPKLCLSLTETPVRKQDFLSKPTHGFKVIEGVRHRIGWIGCGMSYKYMLSVLADRNTEMAMICEDDALFPDDFDIKLEKIVTYLERSNWDWHIFSGIIAHLNEDTEILAVEEVDGIEYIYINRMTSTVMNIYSRRGIEAVSHWDERNVDAQTNTIDRYLESVPNLVVVTTLPFQVGHAEDQTSTLWGFVNTQYLDMISESERLLKEKVDAFKATQAQ
- a CDS encoding ABC transporter permease gives rise to the protein MSNPHKSQPLSPLALIRNIWGFKSLILQMTKREVVGRYKGSTMGLAWSFLNPLFMLTVYTFVFSVVFKARWSVGGDESRTQFAVILFVGMIVHGFFAEVVNRAPQIILGNTNYVKKVVFPLETLPVIGLCAALFHTLISLVVLLCAFFLFNGFLHWTIVFIPLVFLPLVIFCLGLAWILASLGVFIRDVGQTTVIITTVMMFLSPVFFPITSLPEKYRIWIMLNPLTFIIEQSRNVLIWGRLPEWQGLAVYTLAASLVAWFGFVFFQKTRKGFADVL
- a CDS encoding glycosyltransferase family 2 protein is translated as MFSKQKQYQIVASIVLYNHSYAQLEDTLLSLLSEKCVQKIVLVDNGGSEWAAKLDNHRISYIRSEANNGFGYGHNLAMKRYLNECEYFLICNPDISFTAGALESLYSFARNQKHRFVSPRIQYSDGRFQYSCRLLPTPANLFLRRFFPKWGAKLDVTYEIQRADYTKSFAVPSVSGCFMLVESTLLANLGGFDERYFMYLEDVDLCRRALSMSDIVYFPGATIVHVFGKGSYKNLNLFIYHMKSVVLYFNKWGWWHDPQRSKVNAGCLKTIPMTSPEIKR
- a CDS encoding ABC transporter ATP-binding protein yields the protein MSSNEIAIQVTALSKCYQIYDRPRDRLKQFFAPRLQRVVRRESRRYFREFWALRDVSFSIKKGETVGIIGRNGAGKSTLLQMICGTLTPTQGEIQVNGRIAALLELGAGFNPEFTGRDNVYLNGSVLGFSREQIDERFQEITDFADIGEFIDQPVKTYSSGMYIRLAFAVQACVEPEILIVDEALAVGDIGFQYKCYKRMEALRAKGVTIIMVTHSTGSILEYADRCLVMNNGELVGDTYDVLAAVLAYEKGMLLSQAVKRENTGKISSSVVMNQSDLQGLQQGQLNTEVGEKRFGSARAIIQNLEVIKSDGTSLSDKPLVRSGDELTLDFTILASEEIRDVALGISISKAQGGDIWGDSNIGAGKPLILKAGEQHVIYKVKLPINSGDYLVHCGLASLQGGEREELDQRRPMMRLKFWSSRELGGVVYAPISVLSEE
- the rfbD gene encoding dTDP-4-dehydrorhamnose reductase; translation: MRVLLTGSMGQLGRCFSDRFPTDWSLLALDSKQLDISDYDAIEQAVAEFEPDVIVNAAAYTAVDKAESEPDAAKAINAYGPGYLASAAAARNIPFVHVSTDYVFDGRSEEPYCEDAPCSPQNIYGKTKLEGEIAALKANPKTIVIRTAWVFSEYGNNFVKTMLRVGSQRDELGVVSDQRGCPTYAGDIADVIIALLQEPGEYGVYHFCGDSVVSWYEFAQIIFQQATESGLYPHQVTVNPITTQEYPTPASRPVYSVLNTDKICALNLKPSVWRQQLHAVIRKLLQ
- the galE gene encoding UDP-glucose 4-epimerase GalE, which encodes MAILVTGGAGYIGSHTVLALLEHGEDVVVLDNLSNSSDESLRRVEKLAGRSAQFYQGDILDAECLHRIFEAHDISAVIHFAGLKAVGESTRKPLEYYQNNVTGTLVLLEEMRRAGVHKFIFSSSATVYGTPEQVPLTETSRVGGTTNPYGTSKLMVEQILQDFAKAEPQFSITALRYFNPVGAHESGMIGEDPNGIPNNLMPYIAQVAIGKLEKLSIFGDDYPTQDGTGVRDYIHVMDLAEGHLKAIEHIDEHQGFTVYNLGTGVGYSVLEMLHAFEKASGRNVAYQIVPRRDGDIAECWSAPGLAFKELGWKATRDLDAMMRDAWNWQKNNPQGYRHG